In Bradyrhizobium symbiodeficiens, the genomic stretch GATCGGGTGCTCGACGCCGACGAGTTTCGTGAACCGTGTCTGCAACATGATGTTCCCCCTGGGCGGCGTAGGCTTTGTTATCGGTTGATGCGTGGAGGATGCCGCCGGGGTTGGCAAAAGTCTATCAGCGGGGCGTGCGGTGGGGGCAGGGCGATCATGCAGGGAGGGGGAGGATTCCGTGGCGTGGATAATCCTGGGGCACGGATAACCTCGATCCGGCTTTTCAAACCCTGGACACACCTTCGCGCTCTCGCGGCATCTCGCCCGAGCTTTGCTTCGTCGCGTTGCCCTCATGAAAGACAAGGGCGCAGGGAAGGCCGGGCGCCGGCTGGCACCCGTAAGTCCGTGCGCAAAAAGACGCACACGGGGTGGACCACAGGTGAGCCGAACGCCCGGCCTTCCCTGCGCGATGGTTTACGGCGTACTTCGTGCTCTCCCCGGGGAGCGTTGCACTATTGCCCCCGTCGCCTTGCGGATGACCGATGCGCGCACCGGTTGGCCGCCACATCACCACAGGACTTGACGCACAGACCCCGGGCGTCAGGACCACACGACTTGACCGTCCGCGCACGTCCTCGCTGGGAATCCGAGGGGTGGCGTGTGCTCGCCCCCGAAGCCATGCGAAGACGCTGTCGGCGCCGGGTCGTATGCGCGAAGCGTGCCTTGCTCACGGTGTCCCGCCCTGCAATGCTGCCCGCGCCCGACGCCGTCGCGTCCATCGCACCCCGGCCCGCGGTTCGTGACGATCGCGATCCGCCCCTCGTCTCGGGCCAAGGTAATCTGCTTGTACGGCAAATCAGAATTTCGGTAAAGTGGAATATTTGTGTGGGTGGGGATTGACAGGCGGGGTCGCGGATTTGACGGGGTGTTTTGCCCGACGGGCGAGGGCGTCACGCCGGACGCGGCCGGTGCACTAAGGGCACTCCTGCATCAATGACGGCAGAGCTACTCCGCCGACAGCCGCACCATCTGGCGGCCGCCGTTCATGTCTTTGAGGCTGTTGACGAAGTTTTCCGGGCGCTGCCAGCGATAGGGGACCTTCAGGCCCATGAACTCGGCGATGTCGCCGATGAAGCCGGTGCAGTTCATGGTCTCGGCGTTCCAGACCGGCGAGTTCGCCTGCAGTTTCTTGATGTAGGCGAACACGCGCCTGGCGTCGGGCTCGTTCAGATAGACGCGATAGCTAGCGGTCAGATATTCCGGATCGAGATCGCCGTAGCTCGCGCCGGTCTCCGATGGCACGAAGGTGAGGTGGCCGAGCACGTAGGCCAACGTGTCGCCGGCGGGCGTGAGGCCGGCGACCTCGACCGCCTTCTCGCTGGTCTTGCCGTACCAGACGAAGGCGTGGCCCCAGCTCGCGGCCGTGCGGGCGCGGAAGTCGACGTAATAGGGACCCTTCTCCGCGCGCGCGACGGAGCGCCGTGTCGATTGCGGCGCCGGTCGTGACGTGGAGTCGGTCGTGGCAAGCGCATTGGCGTCGGCAACGCGCTTGTTCGCTTCGTGGGCCGAGGCCGAGGGCGTCGTACACGCGATCATGGCCGCGAGGGCGAACCCCGCAAGGATGCAGGGTCCCGATCGATCAGGTTTGTTCGTCACGCGATGCCCCTCGACTGTCGGCCGCTTGCGCTGGTTTTGCGCTGAGTCTCAGTAGCGTGCAGCGACCGGGCCAGGCGCCTTGCCGATCGGAGCTTTTCCAACCGGGCTTTTGCCAATCGGCATCTTGCCGATCGGTGCCTGCTCGGCCGGATAGACAGGCACGGGCTGGCGGCGCGGAAGATCCGCAGCGTTCGCAGCCGTCACCAGAGCAAGCGTGGCACCCAGAGCAATTACAATCTTCTTCACAGCGATACCCCTAGAAGGTTTGGTCGAAACACGGCCATGCCGTGCCCCCAGACACGCCTTCCAGAAGGGCGGCCGAATGCGACCAAGTTGCGGCGCGCGCGGGACATGTTGGCGGCATATGTCTGACACGCGCAGATGTGATGTGTACGGATGTTTCCCAGTTGCGCGGCTCCTGACGCCGCCGCAGCCGTTCGCGGGAGGGGCTTGCTTCGCGCGACCCGTCCCGCGAATTTCCGGGTGTTGTCACCCTTCAGGAGAACAGCAGCCGATCCTTGATCTTGTGCCCGACGGTGAAGTCGTCTTCGAACCACGCCTCTTCGCCCGGGCCCGGCGGCCGCGCCAGATGCAGCCTCTCGCCCTTGCTCTTGGCCTGCTTGACCGCGACCCGGAACGTGTAGTGGTCGAAGATGCTGAGCGCCTCGATCATGTAGGACACGGCGATGCGCCGGTCCTTGATGATCAGGAGATTTTCGCCGTTCTGGCGATCGGCGGGCTTGGAGAAATTGTACGATCCCAGATAGATCCGCGCTGTCGGCTTGTCGAAGTCGATCACGGTGAACTTGTGATGCATGCGCGTGCCGGTGCCGCCGGTCGGCTCCGACTTGAAGGGTTCCGGCACGTTGGCGCCAAGCTCGGCGGCGAACACTGGCGTGACGTTTCCGTTGGGGTCCTGCACGTCGATGCCGCCGACCTTCTTGTCGGATATGCCGTAGACGAAGATATTGCTGTCCTTGGTGAGGTCTTCGATGGCGTCACGCACGGAGCCGCCCGTTTGGAATAGAAAGGCGAGCGAGTAGAGCAATGACGACGTCGTGCTCTTGAGGTCGGCCGCGATCTCGTCAAGCTTGGCGTTGGCGGCGCTGTGCGGAGAGAACGCCACCTTGGCATCGATGCCGGGAAGGCCGAGATCTCGCCAGTCGGCCGAGGGCGTTGCGCCGAAGCCTGCGGCGCTGTTGCTCCGGGCGACGTAGCTGTCGAATGCTTCGAAGGCGAGATCGACAGGCTTCTGGCCGGTCACCTCCAGGGCGTTGTTGGCCTGCACGTAGAAGCCGCGCCAGGACAGGTTGGTCGATCCGAACACCACCTTCTTCACGGTCGGCCCGTTCACCGCGATCGTCTTGTTGTGCTGCAGATTGCCCATATGCTGGCGCAGCACGTTTTGACGCCCGGCCGAGGCGACCAGCCGTCTCTCCGCAGCAGTCTCCGCTGAATCGCTGTCGCCGTGCGCGTCGCTGTCGTCGATGATGATCTTGAGCGACGGTCCAAGCTGGACGAGACGGTCGAGGATTTCAGGCAGATTGAGGTCGTAGGCGACGACGCGGACCTCGGCATGGTCGGCGATCGCCTCGTCGAGGGTTTGCAGGATCGCGCCGCGCGCCTCAAATCCCATCCAGGCCAGCGCGGCCTGCGTGTCGGGATGCGTCGGCTTGAAGTCGAGCCCCCTCGCGGCAAGCGGCGCCACCAGCGTGTTGATCGGGCCATGCGCCAGATAGCGATCGACGAAGGCCTGCGACGAGACGAAGCCGCGGGTGAAGGTGACATTGGCGATGCCGGGATAGGTCTCGCGCGCGAGCTGGATCGGCGCCTGCTGCGGCTCGCCCTTGCTGAGGGCGCCCTGCGCATCCATGAACATCGGCGTGACGCGATAGATGAAGTCGCCGACGAGTTCGGCGTTACGTGGGAAATGCACCCAACGGAATTTCTGGATCGGCGATTGCAGGGTCGAAAGCTTTTGGGGATTGACGTTGCCCGAGGCGTCGAGAAAGCCAAGCCGGTTGTTCAACGCAAAGAACGTGCTGCCGCCGGGCTCCTGGTACTCGATCGCGAAGCCGACGAAATTCGCCGGCGGCTGGCCGGCCTTCCAGTTCATCGCAACCAGCGTCATGCCGTCGCCGCGATGCAGTTTCAGCGAAAACGGCGCATTGGCGTTGGTGCCAACGACCTGGAAGCCCGACGCGCCCGGGGGTGGATTCGACGGGGTGGGCGGTGTCACTGCCGGCGTGGAAACGGCCGGCGGCGTCGTGGCTGGCGGCTTGGTCGACGTGCCCGCCTTCTTCGCGGGCTTGCCCGTGCCGGTCTCCTTCGTCTTGGACGCGCCGGTCTTGCTCTTCTTCGTAGTCTTGCTCTTCTTCGCCTTGGCGGCTTTCTTATTCGCCTTGGACTTGCTTACCTTCTTGCGCGCCTTTGATTTGGCGGTCTTTGATTTGGCAGTCTTGGACTTCGCAGTCTTGGCCGATTTGGATTTCTTGGCCGACTTAGACTTCTTCTTGGCTGGTTTGGATTTGGCGGCGGTCCTTTTTGCCTTGGCTTTCGTCTTGGCTTTCGTCTTGGCTTTTGCCTTGGCCTTCGATTTCGACGTCTTTGCTTTGGAGTTGGTCTTCTTGGCAGACTTGGTGACTTTCCGGGCGGCCATGGACGCATCCTCCGAATATCAACGTTGGCCGGCATCGGCGTGCCGGTGCCGGCGATGGAATGATGATCGAGTCGAAAGACCAGAAATCCAAATGCTCGCGCCAAGATTGTATCACGGGCCGACCGAACCGAGAATAGCTGGCGGTCTCGATTTGTTACGGTGCAGGGGCAGTGTCACCCGATCCGGTTCAGGCCATTACGGATCGTCGAGAAGATGCCGCCGATGTCCTTGCGCAAGGCATCGAGCGCGTTGAAATTGTCGAAGACGCGGGCGAGGCGGTCTTCGACCTCGCGCTTGCTTTGGGTCAGCGCGTCGACGCGTGAGGCGAGGGTGACGTCGCCGTTCGCCTCGATCTCGCCGACGGTCCTGGCGAGGAGATCGCGGGTGGTGCCGACCTCCGCGATCAGGGCTTCGATTCCGAACACCGGTGCCTTCAACGGGACGAGGTCGGCCTGCGATTTCGACAGCTCCGCCTTGAAGGCGTTCAGCGTCGCCAGCGTCTCCTGCAGAGCGCCGAGGCGCTGGCGCGACTGCAGGACGAACTCGTTCAGCGCGTTCTGGCGGTCGGTGAGGGTCTTGCCGTCGGCGTCCGTCTCGACATCGGCGAGGGAGCGTTCGAGCTGGGCCTGGCGCTGGCCGAGTTCCTCGAAGTCGAGCCTGATAGCCTTCAGGATGTTGAAGCTGTCGTCGATGCGGGCGAGGCGTTGCTCGATCTCGATCTTGTTCTTCGACAGCGTCTCGACGCGGGCGGGAAGCGGCGTCTCGCCGCCGGTCTCGAGCTCGTCGATGGTCTTGGCCAGGCGGTCATGGCTGAGGCTGAGCTCGCCGATCAGGGCGTTGATGCCGGCGTCGCTCGACCGCAAAGGCACGAGCTCGGCGTGGGATTTGGCGAGGTCTTCCTTGTACTGGTTGAGGGTCGCAAACGTCTCCTGCACCGCGCTCACCCGACCCAGAAGCGCCGCCACGTCGCGCGCGATGTCCCTCTGCCGGTCAGCGAGATTGTTCTTGCGGTCGTCGGTCTCGAGGTCGTGCAGGGAGCGTTCGAGCTGGTTCTGACGGTCGCGGATTTCGGTGAAGACCGGCTCGACCGCGCGACGCTGGTCGGCGACCTTGCCGACCATCTCACGCAACGCCTGTTGGCGGCGGCGGATTTCGGCGAGCTGGTCGTGCATGTCGGTGGACTGGTTGCGGCCCTGCTGGAGCAGCGCGCGCTGCTCGGTCTCGCCGAGCTTGTCATGCAGCGCGGAGACCGCCTCCCGGGGATCGCTCTCGATCAGATGCTGGACGGTGGCGTCGAGATGGTTCTGCAGGGCGTGGGCGACGACGGCGTCCTCGCGGGTTTTCTTGAGGCGGTCGCGGAGCGTCTTCAGGCTGCGGTCCTGGCGTGACAGCCGCCAGGCGGAAGCGCCGATCAGGGCCAGCGCAAGAGCTGGGATCACCCCGGTCGCGATGCGTTGCGGCACCGGCAGGCTCGCGAACCAGGCGGGCAGGTGACTGATGTCGTAACCGAGCGCCTGCTGGGCGAAGACCGCGACGACGGCTAGCAGGCCGAACCAGGCAACCAGAAAGAACAGCCACATCGTGAATTCCTCACGCCGGCACAATCTCGCCATAGTTGCTATTGGAGAGCGGAACCGAGATCAAGGGGCGCGTCGGCCGCACGGCGTTTACCGCACGATCCACAACGGGCTCGCGCAGGGCGTGCGGGCGGGGCGCCGGGCCCGCTTCACCAGCGACGGGCTAGGCGGCCAAATGCGAGGCGGCGCGTGCGCGTCCAATTCGGCGGGTTCCGACCGGGGCCAACACCAGGGCCAACGGCAATCGGCGGCCCGCTTCGGGCTATCGTTTCCCGAGGAAATTCGACCGCATCTTGTCGGCGAGCCAGACCACGAATATCGCAACGAATGAGAGAGCGGAGTACAGGGCCGTCCAATAAAGTGCGTTGGTGGCATTCGTCATGGCGTCCTCCCTTGCAATAGACATCGGTCTCTTGACAGGGAAGGATAGCGACAGCAGCGATAGCCGAACTTGCGGCGGATCAATATTACTGCGCTGCAGCGCGGATTTCCGGCGAGCCGTCATTTCAGGCTTTCGGTGTTGCGACCCGGAATGACAGCGAGAGCTACAGCCGAAACTCGTTGGTGAGCTCGCCGATGCCGTCGATCGCGACGGTCACCGTGTTGACCTGCTCCTTCATCACGCCGACGCCGACCGAGGTGCCGACGGCGATGAGGTCGCCGGGCAGCAGGGTCATGTCGTGGGAGATTTTGCTGACCAGCTCCTGTGCTGAGAAGATCATGTCGGAGATCGGATAGTTCTGTCGCTCCGCGCCGTTGAGGATGGTGCGGACCACCAGCTTTGCCGGATCGAGGCCGGTGGCGATGACCGGGCCGAACGGGCCGTAATCGTCGATGCCCTTGGCGCGGGCCCATTGCGGGAAGGTGGGGTCGCTGGTCAGGATGTCGTTGGCGGTGATGTCGTTGACGCAGGTGTAGCCGAAGATGCAGCCGTGTGCCTCGGCCGGTGACACGCGGGCGCAGGTCTTGCCGATGACGATGCCGAGCTCGCCTTCATAGGTGGTCTTGCCGTCGTAATAAGAGGGGCGGCGGATCACGGCGCCGGGCGTCGTGATGCTGGTGGTGGCCTTGAGCAGATAGAGCGGCTCCGGCGGCTCGGGCTGGTTCAGCCTGGCCGCGAGCGCGTGGAAATTGTTCCAGAGCGCGACGATCTTGCTGGGCGCGCAGGGCGCCAGCAGCTCGACCTCCGACAGCGCCAGACTCTTGCCGGTCGCGACGTTGCGACCGAACATCTCGCCCTCGTGCACGCTGATGCCCGATGAGCTCAGCGTTCCGAAGCCGGTCGCTCCGTTGTTCCGGAAGCGCAGCCATTGCTTCGTCTCGACAGCCATCACGCCACCGCCAGTGCGCGGGGATCGCTGGGTGTCGAGACGCCGTCATAGAGCCCGGCGATGCGGGCGCGCTGGGTCACCATCGCCAGCACGGAGTCGAGCGCGGGCGTGGCGATGCCGGTCAGCCGGCCCATCTCCTGCACCACGGTGACGAGCGGGTCGATCTCCATCGGCCGGCCGCGCTCGAGATCCTGCAGCATCGAGGTCTTGTGCGCGCCGACCTTGCGGGCGCCCTCGATCCGGCGCTCGACGTCGACGCGGAATTTGACGCCGAAGGTTTCGGCGATCGCTTGCGTCTCCACCATGATCGCGCGTGACAGCGCGCGCGTGGACGGATCGGTGCAGATCACGTCGAGCGTCGCATGGGTCAGCGCGCTGATCGGATTGAAGCAGACATTGCCCCACAGCTTGAGCCAGATCTCGTCGCGGATGCGGTCGAGCACCGGCGCCTTCAGCCCGGCCGCGACGAACAGGTCGGCGAGGCGCTGCACGTCCGCGGTGACCTCGCCGGAGGGCTCGCCGAGCGGGAAATTGTTGCCGTAGACGTGGCGGATCAAGCCGGGCGCCTCGATCTCGGTGGCGGGATAGACGATGCAGCCGATGGCGCGCTCGGCGCCGATCTCGCGCCATTGCCGCCCGCCTGGGTCGATGCTCTCCAGCGTCGAATTCTCGTATTGGCCGCCATGCTTGTAGAAGTACCAATAGGGGATGCCGTTGACGGCGGTGACGATGCGGGTGTGGGGCCCGAGCAGCGGCTGCATCCTCTCGATCACGCCGGTGATCGAATGCGCCTTCAGCGTGATGATGATGAAGTCCTGCACGCCGAGCTCGGCGGGATCGTCGGTGCAGCGCGGATGCACGGTGTGCGTCTCCCCGCCCGCGAGCAGCGTCAAGCCGTGCTGGCGCATGGCGGCAAGATGCGCGCCGCGTGCGATGAGGTTGACATCGGCGCCGGCGCGCGCAAGCTGAACCCCGAGATACCCGCCGATCGCGCCGGCGCCGTAGATGCAGATCTTCATGAAATCCTCGCGGGTGACCGGAATTTTGGACGAAAGATCCGGTCCGGCTCGGAAGGATCCGAGCCGGGGCCGGTAGTCACAGGGGAAGGGTCGTATCGCTTAGGCGGCGGCTTGCGGCTTGCCGTTGATGGCTTCGTCCATGGCAGCAGCGATGTCGCGCATGCTGATGACGGAGACGAGGCTGTAATTGTCGATGACAGGCAAATGGCGGATGTGATGCCGGTTCATCGAATGGCGGACCTGCTCGATCGTGTCGATCGAGCTGCAGGACACCAGCTGCTGCACCGAGACCAGCTGCGAGACCTTGACGTTGACGGCGTTCGCGCCGTGCTCGGCAACGGCGCGCACCACGTCGCGCTCGGTGAACATGCCGACCGCGGTATTACCCTCGGAGCGGACCACGTCCTTGACCACGAGAGCGCTGATGTTGTTGGCGCGCATCAGCTTGGCGGCGATACCCACCGTTTCGTTCATCCGTACCGTGACGACGCGTGGCGTCTTCTTGCGCAGAATGTCTCCGACCAGCATTGCAACCTCCCTGGGTGAATGTTGGAGCAAGTGTGGTATACATAATACCAATCGTCAAGCGCTGGTTTGGGTGATCCGAAAAATCTTGCGACAGCAATACTGACGTTGCCGGATGCGCGAGGGCGAAGGAGCCAAAGAAAAAGGGGCGCATCGCTGCGCCCCTTCCGTCCGATCCGATGGCGCGTGGTCGCTACGCCGTCTCGGTCTTGGCGTTCGTCGTTGCAGTATTCGCGCTCTCGGCTTCCTTGCCCAGGATGAAGGAGCGGCGCAGCGGCTTGATCACGAACAGCGCCATCAGCGCCGCCGTCGCATTCAGCGCCACGGCCACCACGAACACGGCCTTCCAGCCATAGGCGGTCGAGATGACGCTCGCGAGCGGCACCAGCAGCGAAGCGGTGCCCTTCGCGGTGTAGAGCATGCCGTTGTTGGTGGTCGCGAATTTCGAGCCGAAGGTGTCGCCGCAGGTCGCCGGGAACAGCGAGTAGATCTCGCCGAAGACGCCGAAATACACCGCGGTCGCGAGCACGAACACGACCGGGACGTGACCGTAGGCCGACAGCGCCAACAGCATGAGGGCTGCGGTGCCGAAGGCGATGAACATCGTGTTCTCGCGGCCGATCGTGTCGGACACGAAGCCGAAGAACGGGCGACCGAAGCCGTCGAAGATGCGGTCGAGCGAGATCGCGAACGTCAACGCCGCCATCTGGAAGCCCGCGAGCGTAACAGGCGTGTCGGCGATCTTGAAGTCGTGCGCGATCGGCGCGATCTGCGCCGCGGTCATCAGACCGCCGGAGGCGACCATGACGAAGACGAGGTACATCACCCAGAAAATAGGGGCGCGCAGCACCTGCGGCGGCGTGAAGTCGATCTTGGTCTGCGGCAGATTGAGCTGCTTCTTCTTCGGCGGGATCGAGATTCGCGGCGGTTGGATGAAGAAGGCGAGCACGAACACGATCACGCCCTGGCCGATGCCGAAGCTCAGGAAGGCGTGCTGGTAGCCGCTCGATGCGATCATGTTGGCGATCGGCACCACCGTGATTGCGGCGCCGGCGCCGAAGCCGGCGGCGGTTGCGCCGGCGGCGAGGCCGCGGCGATCGGGAAACCATTTGAGCGCGTTGCCGACGCAGGTGCCGTACACCGCGCCCGCACCGATGCCGCCGATGACGGCCGCCGTGTAGAGCAGGGGAAGGCTGTCGGCGTAGGAATTGAGAATCCAGGACAGCGCGATCATCACGCCGCCGAACATGACGACGATGCGCGGGCCGTACTTGTCGACGAACCAGGCCTCGACCGGCACCAGCCAGGTCTCGGTGACGACGAAGATGGTGAAGGCGAGCTGGATCGCGGCTCGGCCCCAATGGTGGGCGTGATCGATCGGATCGACGAACAGCGTCCAGCCATATTGCAGGTTGGCGATCATCGCCATGCAGACGATGCCCATGGCGAGTTGGAGCCAACGGAAACCTGTGCGAAGAGGCGCGGCCGTGACGGCGCCATCCGTGCTGGAAATCATCAAGAACCTCCCAACGCGCCTGATTGAATGCGACGTGGGATAGCAAGATGACCCAGTGTCGCAAATATTGTGTCTTATCGTCGCAAGCGCTTCGCGGAGCTTGGTATACCATATTCCAGAAATCAAGCCCTAACTGCGGCGGATTGTCACAAATCTACGGTTCCATATCCTTGGGCAGGCCGGGACTCGCCAAACGAAAACGCCCGGCCGCGAGGCCGGGCGTCTGCTCGGTGAAGAGCTATGGGAAGCGCGTCAGGCGAGGGTCGAGTTGGCGACCACGACCTTTCGCCACGGTTTGAGCACCGCGATCGCCAGCAGCGAAGCCAGGACGTTGGCGCCGGCCGCGATGATGAACACGCTGTCCCAGGTACCCGACGATTGCTGCATGTAATTGGCGATCGGCACCAGCAGTGCGGCGGTGCCCTTCGCGGTGTAGAGCAGGCCGGCATTGGTGGTCGCGAACTTGGCGCCGAACGTGTCGGTGCAGGTCGAGGGGAACAGCGAGTAGATCTCACCCCAGGCGAAGAACACGAAGCCCGAGAGCAGCACGAACCAGATCGGATCGTGGCCCCAGAGGTAGAGCATCCAGATGCCGACACCTTCCATGCCGAAGGCGATGAACATCGTGTTCTCGCGGCCGATCATGTCGGAGATCCAGCCGAAGAACGGACGCGTCAGGCCGTTGAGCACGCGGTCGATCGTGGCCGCGAACGTCACTGCCGTCATCGTCACCGCCATCAGCGTGACCGGTACGTTGTCGACCTTCCAGTCGGCCGCGATGGGCTTCAGGTTCGCCGTCACCATCAGGCCGCCGGCGCCGACGATCACGAACATGAAATACATCA encodes the following:
- a CDS encoding phospholipase D-like domain-containing protein, giving the protein MTPPTPSNPPPGASGFQVVGTNANAPFSLKLHRGDGMTLVAMNWKAGQPPANFVGFAIEYQEPGGSTFFALNNRLGFLDASGNVNPQKLSTLQSPIQKFRWVHFPRNAELVGDFIYRVTPMFMDAQGALSKGEPQQAPIQLARETYPGIANVTFTRGFVSSQAFVDRYLAHGPINTLVAPLAARGLDFKPTHPDTQAALAWMGFEARGAILQTLDEAIADHAEVRVVAYDLNLPEILDRLVQLGPSLKIIIDDSDAHGDSDSAETAAERRLVASAGRQNVLRQHMGNLQHNKTIAVNGPTVKKVVFGSTNLSWRGFYVQANNALEVTGQKPVDLAFEAFDSYVARSNSAAGFGATPSADWRDLGLPGIDAKVAFSPHSAANAKLDEIAADLKSTTSSLLYSLAFLFQTGGSVRDAIEDLTKDSNIFVYGISDKKVGGIDVQDPNGNVTPVFAAELGANVPEPFKSEPTGGTGTRMHHKFTVIDFDKPTARIYLGSYNFSKPADRQNGENLLIIKDRRIAVSYMIEALSIFDHYTFRVAVKQAKSKGERLHLARPPGPGEEAWFEDDFTVGHKIKDRLLFS
- a CDS encoding fumarylacetoacetate hydrolase family protein, which gives rise to MAVETKQWLRFRNNGATGFGTLSSSGISVHEGEMFGRNVATGKSLALSEVELLAPCAPSKIVALWNNFHALAARLNQPEPPEPLYLLKATTSITTPGAVIRRPSYYDGKTTYEGELGIVIGKTCARVSPAEAHGCIFGYTCVNDITANDILTSDPTFPQWARAKGIDDYGPFGPVIATGLDPAKLVVRTILNGAERQNYPISDMIFSAQELVSKISHDMTLLPGDLIAVGTSVGVGVMKEQVNTVTVAIDGIGELTNEFRL
- a CDS encoding 2-dehydropantoate 2-reductase — its product is MKICIYGAGAIGGYLGVQLARAGADVNLIARGAHLAAMRQHGLTLLAGGETHTVHPRCTDDPAELGVQDFIIITLKAHSITGVIERMQPLLGPHTRIVTAVNGIPYWYFYKHGGQYENSTLESIDPGGRQWREIGAERAIGCIVYPATEIEAPGLIRHVYGNNFPLGEPSGEVTADVQRLADLFVAAGLKAPVLDRIRDEIWLKLWGNVCFNPISALTHATLDVICTDPSTRALSRAIMVETQAIAETFGVKFRVDVERRIEGARKVGAHKTSMLQDLERGRPMEIDPLVTVVQEMGRLTGIATPALDSVLAMVTQRARIAGLYDGVSTPSDPRALAVA
- a CDS encoding CBS domain-containing protein is translated as MLVGDILRKKTPRVVTVRMNETVGIAAKLMRANNISALVVKDVVRSEGNTAVGMFTERDVVRAVAEHGANAVNVKVSQLVSVQQLVSCSSIDTIEQVRHSMNRHHIRHLPVIDNYSLVSVISMRDIAAAMDEAINGKPQAAA
- the oxlT gene encoding oxalate/formate MFS antiporter, with amino-acid sequence MISSTDGAVTAAPLRTGFRWLQLAMGIVCMAMIANLQYGWTLFVDPIDHAHHWGRAAIQLAFTIFVVTETWLVPVEAWFVDKYGPRIVVMFGGVMIALSWILNSYADSLPLLYTAAVIGGIGAGAVYGTCVGNALKWFPDRRGLAAGATAAGFGAGAAITVVPIANMIASSGYQHAFLSFGIGQGVIVFVLAFFIQPPRISIPPKKKQLNLPQTKIDFTPPQVLRAPIFWVMYLVFVMVASGGLMTAAQIAPIAHDFKIADTPVTLAGFQMAALTFAISLDRIFDGFGRPFFGFVSDTIGRENTMFIAFGTAALMLLALSAYGHVPVVFVLATAVYFGVFGEIYSLFPATCGDTFGSKFATTNNGMLYTAKGTASLLVPLASVISTAYGWKAVFVVAVALNATAALMALFVIKPLRRSFILGKEAESANTATTNAKTETA